Proteins from one Camelina sativa cultivar DH55 chromosome 8, Cs, whole genome shotgun sequence genomic window:
- the LOC104706959 gene encoding sugar transport protein 13-like isoform X2, with the protein MAGGGFATSANGVEFEAKITPIVIISCIMAATGGLMFGYDVGVSGGVTSMPDFLKKFFPAVHRRVEAGADKSNYCKYDNQGLQLFTSSLYLAGLTATFFASYTTRTLGRRLTMLIAGVFFIIGVALNAGAQDLAMLIAGRILLGCGVGFANQAVPLFLSEIAPTRIRGGLNILFQLNVTIGILFANLVNYGTAKIKGGWGWRLSLGLAGIPALLLTVGALMVTETPNSLVERGRLDEGKAVLRRIRGTDNVEPEFADLLEASRLAKEVKHPFRNLLQRRNRPQLVIAVALQIFQQCTGINAIMFYAPVLFNTLGFGSDASLYSAVVTGAVNVLSTLVSIYSVDKVGRRVLLLEAGVQMFFSQFVIAIILGIKVTDHSTNLSKGFAILVVVMICTYVAAFAWSWGPLGWLIPSETFPLETRSAGQSVTVCVNLLFTFIIAQAFLSMLCHFKFGIFIFFSAWVLIMSVFVMFLLPETKNVPIEEMTERVWKKHWFWARFMDDDKNQMFVSAEKSNGKSNGFDPSTRL; encoded by the exons ATGGCCGGAGGAGGATTTGCCACTTCGGCGAACGGAGTGGAGTTTGAGGCAAAGATAACTCCTATAGTCATCATCTCTTGCATCATGGCTGCTACCGGCGGTCTCATGTTTGGTTACGACGTTGGTGTCTCCG GTGGAGTGACATCGATGCCAGACTTTCTCAAAAAGTTCTTTCCGGCGGTTCACAGACGAGTAGAAGCCGGAGCCGACAAAAGCAACTACTGCAA ATACGACAACCAAGGGCTACAACTTTTCACCTCATCTCTATACTTAGCCGGTCTAACCGCTACGTTCTTCGCTTCATACACGACGAGAACGCTCGGACGAAGGCTAACTATGCTCATAGCCGGCGTTTTCTTCATCATCGGTGTGGCTCTCAACGCTGGGGCTCAAGACCTAGCCATGCTTATCGCAGGCCGGATATTGCTTGGTTGTGGAGTTGGATTCGCTAATCAAGCCGTTCCTTTGTTCTTGTCGGAGATTGCACCTACTAGGATCCGTGGTGGTCTTAACATTCTCTTTCAGCTTAATGTCACTATTGGTATCCTCTTTGCCAATCTTGTCAACTATGGAACCGCCAA GATTAAAGGAGGATGGGGATGGAGATTATCCTTAGGTTTGGCTGGAATTCCCGCGCTTCTTCTAACGGTCGGAGCTTTAATGGTGACGGAGACACCGAACAGTTTAGTCGAAAGAGGTCGTCTCGATGAAGGTAAAGCTGTACTCCGTCGTATTAGAGGTACCGATAATGTCGAACCAGAGTTTGCTGATCTACTTGAAGCTAGTCGGCTTGCTAAAGAAGTTAAACACCCTTTTAGAAACCTTCTTCAACGTAGAAATCGTCCTCAGCTTGTTATCGCCGTCGCTTTACAG ATATTCCAACAATGTACTGGAATCAACGCGATTATGTTCTACGCACCTGTTCTGTTCAACACATTAGGGTTTGGCAGTGATGCTTCTCTTTACTCTGCTGTGGTTACCGGAGCAGTCAACGTGCTCTCTACTTTAGTCTCAATCTACTCCGTTGACAAAGTCGGTCGCCGGGTTCTACTCCTTGAAGCTGGAGTTCAAATGTTCTTCTCTCAATTCGTAATCGCCATCATCCTCGGCATCAAAGTCACAGATCACTCTACAAATCTTTCCAAAGGTTTTGCAATTTTAGTCGTGGTAATGATCTGCACTTACGTGGCTGCTTTCGCGTGGTCTTGGGGACCGCTCGGGTGGTTAATCCCGAGTGAGACATTCCCTCTAGAGACACGTTCCGCGGGACAAAGTGTGACGGTCTGCGTTAACTTGCTCTTCACGTTTATTATCGCTCAAGCTTTCCTTTCCATGCTTTGCCATTTCAAGTTTGGgatattcatcttcttttcgGCGTGGGTTCTGATTATGTCTGTGTTTGTGATGTTTCTACTTCCTGAGACTAAGAACGTTCCGATCGAGGAGATGACTGAGAGAGTGTGGAAGAAGCATTGGTTCTGGGCTAGGTTCATGGATGATGACAAAAATCAAATGTTTGTGAGTGCTGAGAAGAGTAATGGTAAATCTAACGGCTTTGATCCTTCAACACGGCTCTAA
- the LOC104706959 gene encoding sugar transport protein 13-like isoform X1 has product MAGGGFATSANGVEFEAKITPIVIISCIMAATGGLMFGYDVGVSGGVTSMPDFLKKFFPAVHRRVEAGADKSNYCKYDNQGLQLFTSSLYLAGLTATFFASYTTRTLGRRLTMLIAGVFFIIGVALNAGAQDLAMLIAGRILLGCGVGFANQAVPLFLSEIAPTRIRGGLNILFQLNVTIGILFANLVNYGTAKIKGGWGWRLSLGLAGIPALLLTVGALMVTETPNSLVERGRLDEGKAVLRRIRGTDNVEPEFADLLEASRLAKEVKHPFRNLLQRRNRPQLVIAVALQIFQQCTGINAIMFYAPVLFNTLGFGSDASLYSAVVTGAVNVLSTLVSIYSVDKVGRRVLLLEAGVQMFFSQFVIAIILGIKVTDHSTNLSKGFAILVVVMICTYVAAFAWSWGPLGWLIPSETFPLETRSAGQSVTVCVNLLFTFIIAQAFLSMLCHFKFGIFIFFSAWVLIMSVFVMFLLPETKNVPIEEMTERVWKKHWFWARFMDDDKNQMFVSAEKSNGKSNGFDPSTRL; this is encoded by the exons ATGGCCGGAGGAGGATTTGCCACTTCGGCGAACGGAGTGGAGTTTGAGGCAAAGATAACTCCTATAGTCATCATCTCTTGCATCATGGCTGCTACCGGCGGTCTCATGTTTGGTTACGACGTTGGTGTCTCCG GTGGAGTGACATCGATGCCAGACTTTCTCAAAAAGTTCTTTCCGGCGGTTCACAGACGAGTAGAAGCCGGAGCCGACAAAAGCAACTACTGCAAATACGACAACCAAGGGCTACAACTTTTCACCTCATCTCTATACTTAGCCGGTCTAACCGCTACGTTCTTCGCTTCATACACGACGAGAACGCTCGGACGAAGGCTAACTATGCTCATAGCCGGCGTTTTCTTCATCATCGGTGTGGCTCTCAACGCTGGGGCTCAAGACCTAGCCATGCTTATCGCAGGCCGGATATTGCTTGGTTGTGGAGTTGGATTCGCTAATCAAGCCGTTCCTTTGTTCTTGTCGGAGATTGCACCTACTAGGATCCGTGGTGGTCTTAACATTCTCTTTCAGCTTAATGTCACTATTGGTATCCTCTTTGCCAATCTTGTCAACTATGGAACCGCCAA GATTAAAGGAGGATGGGGATGGAGATTATCCTTAGGTTTGGCTGGAATTCCCGCGCTTCTTCTAACGGTCGGAGCTTTAATGGTGACGGAGACACCGAACAGTTTAGTCGAAAGAGGTCGTCTCGATGAAGGTAAAGCTGTACTCCGTCGTATTAGAGGTACCGATAATGTCGAACCAGAGTTTGCTGATCTACTTGAAGCTAGTCGGCTTGCTAAAGAAGTTAAACACCCTTTTAGAAACCTTCTTCAACGTAGAAATCGTCCTCAGCTTGTTATCGCCGTCGCTTTACAG ATATTCCAACAATGTACTGGAATCAACGCGATTATGTTCTACGCACCTGTTCTGTTCAACACATTAGGGTTTGGCAGTGATGCTTCTCTTTACTCTGCTGTGGTTACCGGAGCAGTCAACGTGCTCTCTACTTTAGTCTCAATCTACTCCGTTGACAAAGTCGGTCGCCGGGTTCTACTCCTTGAAGCTGGAGTTCAAATGTTCTTCTCTCAATTCGTAATCGCCATCATCCTCGGCATCAAAGTCACAGATCACTCTACAAATCTTTCCAAAGGTTTTGCAATTTTAGTCGTGGTAATGATCTGCACTTACGTGGCTGCTTTCGCGTGGTCTTGGGGACCGCTCGGGTGGTTAATCCCGAGTGAGACATTCCCTCTAGAGACACGTTCCGCGGGACAAAGTGTGACGGTCTGCGTTAACTTGCTCTTCACGTTTATTATCGCTCAAGCTTTCCTTTCCATGCTTTGCCATTTCAAGTTTGGgatattcatcttcttttcgGCGTGGGTTCTGATTATGTCTGTGTTTGTGATGTTTCTACTTCCTGAGACTAAGAACGTTCCGATCGAGGAGATGACTGAGAGAGTGTGGAAGAAGCATTGGTTCTGGGCTAGGTTCATGGATGATGACAAAAATCAAATGTTTGTGAGTGCTGAGAAGAGTAATGGTAAATCTAACGGCTTTGATCCTTCAACACGGCTCTAA
- the LOC104706959 gene encoding sugar transport protein 13-like isoform X3 — translation MLIAGVFFIIGVALNAGAQDLAMLIAGRILLGCGVGFANQAVPLFLSEIAPTRIRGGLNILFQLNVTIGILFANLVNYGTAKIKGGWGWRLSLGLAGIPALLLTVGALMVTETPNSLVERGRLDEGKAVLRRIRGTDNVEPEFADLLEASRLAKEVKHPFRNLLQRRNRPQLVIAVALQIFQQCTGINAIMFYAPVLFNTLGFGSDASLYSAVVTGAVNVLSTLVSIYSVDKVGRRVLLLEAGVQMFFSQFVIAIILGIKVTDHSTNLSKGFAILVVVMICTYVAAFAWSWGPLGWLIPSETFPLETRSAGQSVTVCVNLLFTFIIAQAFLSMLCHFKFGIFIFFSAWVLIMSVFVMFLLPETKNVPIEEMTERVWKKHWFWARFMDDDKNQMFVSAEKSNGKSNGFDPSTRL, via the exons ATGCTCATAGCCGGCGTTTTCTTCATCATCGGTGTGGCTCTCAACGCTGGGGCTCAAGACCTAGCCATGCTTATCGCAGGCCGGATATTGCTTGGTTGTGGAGTTGGATTCGCTAATCAAGCCGTTCCTTTGTTCTTGTCGGAGATTGCACCTACTAGGATCCGTGGTGGTCTTAACATTCTCTTTCAGCTTAATGTCACTATTGGTATCCTCTTTGCCAATCTTGTCAACTATGGAACCGCCAA GATTAAAGGAGGATGGGGATGGAGATTATCCTTAGGTTTGGCTGGAATTCCCGCGCTTCTTCTAACGGTCGGAGCTTTAATGGTGACGGAGACACCGAACAGTTTAGTCGAAAGAGGTCGTCTCGATGAAGGTAAAGCTGTACTCCGTCGTATTAGAGGTACCGATAATGTCGAACCAGAGTTTGCTGATCTACTTGAAGCTAGTCGGCTTGCTAAAGAAGTTAAACACCCTTTTAGAAACCTTCTTCAACGTAGAAATCGTCCTCAGCTTGTTATCGCCGTCGCTTTACAG ATATTCCAACAATGTACTGGAATCAACGCGATTATGTTCTACGCACCTGTTCTGTTCAACACATTAGGGTTTGGCAGTGATGCTTCTCTTTACTCTGCTGTGGTTACCGGAGCAGTCAACGTGCTCTCTACTTTAGTCTCAATCTACTCCGTTGACAAAGTCGGTCGCCGGGTTCTACTCCTTGAAGCTGGAGTTCAAATGTTCTTCTCTCAATTCGTAATCGCCATCATCCTCGGCATCAAAGTCACAGATCACTCTACAAATCTTTCCAAAGGTTTTGCAATTTTAGTCGTGGTAATGATCTGCACTTACGTGGCTGCTTTCGCGTGGTCTTGGGGACCGCTCGGGTGGTTAATCCCGAGTGAGACATTCCCTCTAGAGACACGTTCCGCGGGACAAAGTGTGACGGTCTGCGTTAACTTGCTCTTCACGTTTATTATCGCTCAAGCTTTCCTTTCCATGCTTTGCCATTTCAAGTTTGGgatattcatcttcttttcgGCGTGGGTTCTGATTATGTCTGTGTTTGTGATGTTTCTACTTCCTGAGACTAAGAACGTTCCGATCGAGGAGATGACTGAGAGAGTGTGGAAGAAGCATTGGTTCTGGGCTAGGTTCATGGATGATGACAAAAATCAAATGTTTGTGAGTGCTGAGAAGAGTAATGGTAAATCTAACGGCTTTGATCCTTCAACACGGCTCTAA